The bacterium genome contains a region encoding:
- a CDS encoding site-specific integrase: MPAERIKTKFGFRWRYRGQYQGIQYRSPSIYTTKQEALLAEKRHVLEIDENLRNPKKDMKLLDLMIFRLDQLQLKKSKKYYRENKRYFKMLLERLGNVYVSEITRQQIDSFINDFSRDLVGRGRTNHKGNACLRYLKALFFYGCRIHELQNNPCVGIEFFPIDKKLKHIPSDENIDGVLKLCDQEEALLIRFVMDTGARINEALHLTPKDIFDDYVVLYTRKSKNSNLIPRKVPRPEYLVNFTGFKRWGEHPRFLEKYVRKLKQETWNWHNLRHRYASRLSKEGKPLFEIMALLGHSNLSTTQNYLQLLP; encoded by the coding sequence GTGCCAGCTGAAAGAATCAAGACGAAGTTCGGTTTCAGGTGGCGCTACCGGGGTCAGTATCAGGGCATTCAGTACCGAAGCCCGTCCATATACACCACCAAGCAGGAAGCGCTTCTGGCCGAGAAACGGCATGTGCTCGAAATTGACGAAAACCTGAGAAATCCGAAAAAAGATATGAAGCTTTTGGACCTTATGATCTTTCGGCTTGACCAACTCCAACTGAAAAAGAGCAAAAAGTATTACCGGGAGAACAAGCGGTATTTCAAAATGCTTCTTGAGAGGCTGGGCAACGTCTATGTTTCGGAAATCACCCGTCAACAGATCGATTCTTTCATCAACGACTTTTCACGGGATTTGGTCGGCCGCGGCAGAACCAACCACAAAGGAAACGCTTGCCTTAGATACCTGAAAGCGTTATTTTTCTACGGTTGCCGGATTCACGAATTGCAAAACAATCCATGTGTCGGCATCGAGTTTTTCCCGATTGACAAAAAGCTCAAACACATACCGTCCGATGAAAACATCGATGGCGTGTTGAAGCTTTGCGATCAGGAAGAAGCCCTGTTAATCCGTTTCGTCATGGACACCGGGGCCAGAATAAACGAGGCGTTGCATTTGACGCCAAAGGATATTTTTGACGATTACGTGGTTCTGTATACCCGTAAGAGCAAAAATTCCAACCTGATTCCCCGGAAAGTTCCCCGGCCCGAATACCTGGTGAATTTTACAGGTTTTAAGCGCTGGGGCGAACATCCGAGGTTTCTTGAGAAGTACGTCAGGAAATTGAAGCAGGAAACCTGGAACTGGCATAATCTCCGACACCGATATGCCAGCAGGCTGTCGAAAGAAGGCAAGCCGCTCTTTGAAATAATGGCCCTGCTCGGCCATTCGAATTTATCGACAACGCAGAACTATCTGCAGTTGTTGCCATAG
- a CDS encoding Gfo/Idh/MocA family oxidoreductase, with product MGEQKTVEISRTDKNTKRRAFMKTTAAIGAASLVQSVAPTVHAAPQSAKRKLRIGALAVGAYSFWSYTWGDLLSPHGTTVNRGSLGTDLFNMEITHVWDVNPEEAQKFASKVGAKVVKRYDDMVGEVDGVAFGGYYETPWQYRLARPYVEAGIPTYLSRPFAYSLRDIDDLLDCAASHNTPIMATDIYEHLYAVTTLKKQIKNTGEIQCVHGTCLTQEYPALFHTPYMMFKILGTDISRVSIITDNPNESKYLVGTYLYKGWNGQPPFTASLTMTPRGDLYSLTVTGTGGIESSRLPVFENWRDDLLVHHVPMLVAMQRMFEGENFEPLDTVRKKTELFLTGFYSALERRGAPVDVGTVPVEWRAQPVKPDWIDESMFKK from the coding sequence ATGGGAGAACAGAAAACGGTTGAAATCAGCCGCACCGATAAAAACACGAAACGCCGTGCTTTCATGAAAACAACCGCGGCAATCGGTGCCGCATCGTTGGTGCAGTCGGTCGCACCCACCGTGCATGCCGCGCCGCAATCAGCTAAAAGAAAGCTGAGAATCGGTGCCCTTGCCGTGGGGGCATATTCATTCTGGTCATACACATGGGGCGACCTGCTTTCCCCGCACGGGACCACGGTAAACCGCGGTTCGCTCGGTACTGACCTGTTCAACATGGAAATCACCCATGTCTGGGATGTGAATCCGGAAGAGGCTCAGAAGTTTGCTTCAAAAGTCGGCGCAAAAGTTGTAAAACGCTATGATGACATGGTGGGCGAGGTCGATGGTGTTGCATTCGGCGGATATTACGAAACCCCATGGCAGTACCGGCTTGCACGGCCCTATGTTGAAGCGGGCATCCCCACATATCTGAGCCGCCCGTTCGCCTATTCGCTCAGGGACATCGACGATCTGCTCGATTGCGCCGCATCTCACAATACTCCCATCATGGCGACCGATATCTACGAGCACCTGTATGCTGTCACCACGCTCAAAAAACAAATCAAAAATACCGGAGAGATACAATGCGTGCATGGTACCTGCCTGACACAGGAATATCCGGCTCTTTTCCACACTCCGTACATGATGTTCAAGATTCTGGGCACCGATATCAGCCGGGTATCGATAATCACCGATAACCCGAACGAGAGTAAATATCTTGTTGGAACATACCTGTATAAAGGCTGGAACGGACAGCCGCCGTTCACTGCATCGCTCACCATGACACCACGGGGTGATCTCTATTCCCTGACCGTTACGGGGACCGGGGGAATCGAAAGTTCGAGGCTTCCGGTGTTCGAGAATTGGCGCGATGACCTTCTTGTACACCATGTTCCGATGCTCGTTGCCATGCAGCGCATGTTTGAGGGGGAAAATTTCGAGCCGCTCGATACGGTCAGGAAAAAAACAGAGCTTTTTCTTACGGGATTTTATTCGGCTCTCGAGCGCAGAGGCGCGCCTGTCGATGTAGGAACT